One Rubripirellula reticaptiva genomic region harbors:
- a CDS encoding trans-sulfuration enzyme family protein — translation MTTNMTIDRDADQTSRPSDASRPTFSHLGLSTQCVHSGEQRQKPEGAITQPIFTASTYTFASTADLLRFVEGEEQREEYGRYGSPNEKSVEAKLAALDGAEDAILYSSGMAAIVGLLMTKLQSGDEIVFFDQCYHRSREFCSKHLARFGVVTHQVPTGDFAAMEASINDRTKLIVSESPTNPHLTSVDLEKFVAIGKANEVETLIDATLATPYNLRPIDYGVDYVWHSATKYLGGHNDLLAGSIAGSRELLDPVRKLRGVLGSVNSGHNLYLLERGLKTFELRMERHNKNGLAIAEFLEAHPRVGRVYYPGLKSHPSHEIAAAQMRGFGGLITFTVKDADWKETSRVVDAAQIARIAPSLGGVESLIEQPLVMSYYHCSPEERKQFGIDDNMIRFSCGIENTDDLIADLKQALEA, via the coding sequence ATGACAACGAACATGACGATTGATCGTGATGCGGACCAAACGAGCCGCCCTTCTGACGCTTCGCGTCCTACATTTTCCCACCTCGGCTTGTCGACACAGTGCGTCCACAGCGGCGAACAACGCCAAAAGCCCGAGGGCGCGATAACCCAGCCCATCTTCACAGCCTCGACCTACACGTTTGCGTCGACCGCTGACCTGTTGCGATTCGTCGAAGGCGAAGAGCAACGTGAAGAGTACGGTCGCTACGGCAGCCCGAACGAAAAGAGCGTCGAAGCCAAACTGGCCGCTCTCGATGGCGCCGAAGATGCCATCCTGTATTCGTCCGGAATGGCGGCGATCGTCGGACTGTTGATGACGAAGCTGCAAAGCGGCGACGAAATCGTTTTCTTTGACCAGTGTTATCACCGCAGCCGTGAATTCTGTTCCAAGCATTTGGCTCGGTTCGGTGTCGTCACGCATCAAGTTCCAACGGGCGACTTTGCCGCGATGGAAGCCTCGATCAACGATCGCACCAAGTTGATCGTCAGCGAGTCGCCCACCAACCCGCACTTGACGTCGGTCGACTTGGAAAAGTTTGTCGCCATCGGCAAAGCCAACGAAGTTGAAACGTTGATCGATGCGACATTGGCAACGCCCTATAATTTGCGCCCAATCGATTACGGCGTGGACTACGTTTGGCATTCGGCGACGAAGTACTTAGGCGGTCACAATGACTTGCTAGCCGGATCGATTGCGGGCAGCCGTGAATTGCTGGATCCGGTTCGCAAGCTTCGCGGAGTGCTAGGAAGTGTCAATTCGGGACACAACCTGTACTTGCTTGAGCGAGGTTTGAAGACGTTCGAGCTGAGAATGGAACGTCACAACAAGAATGGTTTAGCGATCGCTGAATTCTTAGAAGCTCATCCCCGAGTCGGCCGTGTTTATTACCCCGGCCTGAAGTCACATCCGTCGCACGAAATTGCTGCAGCGCAGATGCGAGGTTTCGGTGGCTTGATCACTTTCACGGTGAAAGATGCTGACTGGAAAGAAACCTCGCGAGTCGTCGACGCGGCCCAGATCGCTCGCATCGCACCGAGTCTCGGCGGCGTCGAGTCGTTGATCGAGCAACCGTTAGTGATGAGCTACTACCATTGCTCGCCCGAAGAGCGAAAGCAGTTTGGCATCGATGACAACATGATCCGATTCTCTTGCGGCATCGAAAACACCGACGATTTGATCGCAGACTTGAAGCAAGCACTCGAGGCATAG
- a CDS encoding FeoB-associated Cys-rich membrane protein: MNWQNIIATAIVAVASLWLLRRVYRTISRGLRSGSGNVGGCGTCSKNPNNVDATPLVSLGRKKP; this comes from the coding sequence ATGAATTGGCAAAACATCATCGCGACAGCAATCGTTGCGGTGGCATCACTATGGTTGTTGCGACGCGTCTATCGAACCATCTCGCGAGGCCTACGCAGCGGCTCCGGCAACGTCGGCGGCTGTGGCACGTGCAGCAAGAATCCCAACAACGTGGACGCCACCCCGCTGGTCAGCCTAGGCCGCAAAAAGCCCTAG
- a CDS encoding trans-sulfuration enzyme family protein, whose amino-acid sequence MSKHSFRTRAIHVGNAIDPATGAVVPPIHLASTFKQPGAGEWGEFDYSRSGNPTRTHLQTTLASLDGAAGALAFSSGMAAIHCVTMLLSAGDHVVAGSDIYGGAYRLLHKICNRSGITVSLVDMTNLPAIEAAITDKTKLIWGETIGNPRMTIADMKGIAKIARANGVIFGVDNTFGTPALLRPIEHGVDIVMHSATKYLGGHSDCLGGTLASATKVLHDQLYFIQNATGAVLDPLSCHLVARGLKTLDLRVREQSATALKLATWLEAHPNIRSVLYPGLASHPQHELAVQTLDGGFGAMVTFELDGSIQQTAKVCESTQLFHLAVSLGAVESLIEQPATMSHASYDAADRARFGITDGLIRLSVGLESFEDLKDDLAGAIALAMP is encoded by the coding sequence TTGTCCAAACATTCCTTCCGCACTCGTGCGATCCATGTCGGCAATGCGATCGATCCAGCAACCGGCGCAGTCGTGCCGCCAATCCACTTAGCCAGCACCTTCAAGCAACCCGGCGCGGGCGAGTGGGGCGAGTTTGACTACTCACGCAGTGGCAACCCGACCCGGACTCACCTGCAAACCACACTCGCGTCGCTCGACGGAGCCGCTGGTGCTTTGGCATTCTCGTCCGGCATGGCTGCGATTCACTGTGTCACGATGTTATTGTCCGCCGGTGATCATGTCGTGGCTGGTTCCGACATTTACGGCGGCGCGTATCGGTTGCTGCACAAAATTTGTAATCGCAGCGGCATCACGGTTTCGCTCGTCGACATGACCAACTTGCCCGCGATCGAAGCGGCGATCACTGACAAGACAAAATTGATTTGGGGCGAAACGATTGGCAACCCGCGGATGACGATCGCCGACATGAAGGGCATCGCCAAGATTGCTCGCGCCAACGGTGTGATCTTCGGCGTCGACAATACGTTTGGCACCCCCGCTCTGCTGCGGCCGATCGAACACGGCGTCGACATCGTCATGCACTCGGCGACCAAGTACCTGGGTGGACACAGCGATTGCTTGGGCGGAACGCTTGCATCGGCGACCAAAGTACTTCACGACCAACTGTACTTCATCCAAAACGCGACCGGCGCGGTGCTGGATCCGCTGAGCTGTCACTTGGTAGCACGCGGATTGAAGACGTTGGACCTGCGCGTTCGCGAACAATCGGCGACGGCACTGAAGTTGGCGACGTGGCTGGAAGCACACCCGAACATTCGGTCCGTGCTGTATCCCGGTTTGGCGTCGCACCCCCAGCACGAATTGGCCGTCCAGACGCTCGACGGCGGATTCGGTGCGATGGTGACGTTTGAACTCGACGGATCGATCCAGCAAACAGCGAAAGTTTGCGAATCAACCCAACTATTTCACTTAGCGGTCTCTTTAGGGGCCGTCGAGTCGCTGATCGAGCAACCGGCGACGATGTCACACGCCAGCTATGACGCCGCCGATCGAGCCCGCTTCGGAATTACCGATGGTTTGATAAGATTATCAGTTGGCTTGGAATCATTTGAAGATCTGAAAGACGATTTGGCAGGCGCGATCGCGTTGGCGATGCCCTAA
- a CDS encoding DUF1559 family PulG-like putative transporter: MSQGTPPGQDPLSVNAMPPVSPQASPPSGKNGTSVIVIVLGLAFVMMLMCGGVLLALLLPAVQAARKAARTAVASNQVKQIGLGMHNYHSAYRQLPFTVTENTAGEERLGWRLALSPFVEGQSQWESYNNDVMWNSPVNEQVSIVAPEAFQVVNGTPGDTAIFVIVDPAGMFPPTPNTTIRFRDITDGLSNTLMAIQLPQQGVIWTSNINVTADEAFKAITMLQPSEKAILLMGDGAIRPVGYDFDRATFDALITIAGGEKIDPSF, encoded by the coding sequence ATGTCGCAAGGCACTCCACCCGGTCAAGATCCTCTTAGCGTCAATGCGATGCCGCCGGTGTCACCGCAAGCGTCACCACCGAGTGGCAAGAATGGCACCTCCGTCATTGTGATCGTGCTGGGGCTCGCCTTTGTGATGATGCTGATGTGCGGCGGTGTGCTGCTGGCCCTGCTATTGCCAGCGGTGCAGGCGGCCCGCAAGGCTGCGCGAACTGCGGTCGCGTCCAACCAAGTCAAACAAATTGGACTTGGCATGCACAACTATCATTCGGCGTACAGGCAACTTCCTTTCACGGTGACTGAAAACACCGCCGGTGAAGAACGTTTGGGTTGGCGTTTGGCGCTGTCGCCGTTCGTCGAAGGCCAGTCGCAGTGGGAGAGCTACAACAATGATGTGATGTGGAATAGCCCGGTCAACGAACAAGTCTCGATCGTTGCCCCGGAAGCGTTTCAGGTCGTCAATGGAACACCCGGCGACACCGCGATATTCGTCATCGTGGATCCAGCCGGCATGTTTCCACCGACGCCGAACACCACGATTCGGTTTCGCGACATTACGGACGGGTTGTCCAACACCTTGATGGCAATCCAACTGCCACAGCAAGGCGTCATTTGGACGTCGAATATAAACGTCACTGCTGATGAAGCGTTCAAGGCGATCACGATGCTGCAGCCATCTGAGAAAGCGATTCTGCTGATGGGTGACGGCGCAATTCGGCCGGTTGGTTACGATTTCGACCGAGCGACCTTCGACGCTTTGATTACGATCGCCGGCGGCGAGAAGATCGACCCCAGTTTCTGA